aaTGAACAGCTTCCAGAAGACATCCAAATGAAATTCctatagataattctttcattTTCAGAATCTAGCAAACGTCCAAAACCAATTTCCATTGCTATTCTTGAAATCACGAAACATTAGTATTCAACATGTAACATGTCCATCTCAGTATCCCTAACCTCAACAAAAGTAATAATGAAAATAATAGGTATTCCTTATCTCATGCTTTTACTAATTCAATATGTATAAGCAaaatttcttcctttctttggcatacatacatacatatgcATACCCAATGCTAAATCAGAACAAAAGCAACAGATTGTAAGGTAATATGATCAGGAAGTTTGAGGAAATAAAAGATCATATCAAGTTGATTCCCCACTTCAATTCTTGTCAAGAGACTAAGCACAAGAGCAAAAGCTCAACAATATAcatgaaaaaaattgtttgaggAAGGAATAAATTATATTCAATTGGAATTTATTACTTTTAGCTTCTATTTCCTAGTTTTATGTGAGGACATACCTTGGGTTCGGATTTCCCCTCACCACCTTCTGCCCATATTTACGCCAGCGGTACCCATCATCCAATATATCCACTTCACTCAGAGTTTGCACAACAACCCGTGGCTCCCGGATAGGCTTAACAATAGGGATAATGTCAACATTTCCAAGTTCCATTTTTCTactcaatgaaaaaaaaaaaaaaaactcatggtCAGTAAGTAAGCACATATGCTGCAGAAAACCTAGAGCTTTGGCTAAAATTATTATACCTTCGCTTGGGGAaaggatcatcatcatcaacctcCTCATTTGTCCTGTTCGACACAAATCCAGCACATTCTTGACTGTCATCATTAGTTGCTACAGGTGATAGCTCGGGAGTACTATTGGGCTCAGCTTCATGAGACACATGACCATACACATTGGATGCTTTGTCTACAATTCATGTATTATAAGAAAAAGAAGCCAGCTTACTTATTTGCAATAAGTAAGAATAAAATGGAAACAACGAGAAGAATCTGACAGATATTACCATCTCGGCCAGCTGAAGAAGTCATATCAGATCTTTCTCCTTGCATAGACATAATAGAACCAGCAGAGGACCGACTGCTTGGTTGAGGTTTAGGATGATCATGTGTTCCCTTGTAAACTATCTCAGTGATCTGACCATCATGAGAGCGTTCAAAAAGTTTTTTGACTTCACAGTTAGGGTGTGTACATTTGTAATAGCTGCGCGGAAATTCACTTCCTTTAACAAGTTTCTGCCCATATTTTCGCCAATTATATCCATCATTCGTTACTTTTTCGGCTGCAACCAAAAGGCCACTGCCTCTAACGTCAGCATGTGATGTTTGAAGCCCAGTGCATTTGTGGTTAAATTCATCCGAATTGAAATCAACAGGAGCACTAGCCCCAGAACTAACCATCTGACCAGGTGATGATAGGCTTAACTCATTAGATAGAACCGCTAACTCACTTTCCACTAATGGAGAGGTGGTTAATGGCTGAGCTTTTCCTGGACCTTCTACATGAGTAGACTGTTCATTTACATGCTTGTTGAAGTCAGCAGGAGCCTTAACATGAACAAATAGCATTGGTAAGTTCTAAGCAATTACTAGTcctcaaaaaaatataaatcaaaacATGAAACATGAAAACCCAATATTTCCATCTAACAATGCAACCCCAGAATAAAATGGTTAACTTATAAGACTTCACGGATTGATTTTATCTTGGGTGACAAAGTGATGTGTGCCAACTTCGCGCACAGGTTTAAATCAAGAAAATCACAGGAGAAATAAACACAAAACTGAAGCTCAAGTTTACAGAATATGAAGTTATATTCATAAAAGTGTTACGAACATCAACTAATAATTGATTACCATATTTGATCTATTGTGTGGTTTAAACTCAAAGAAGCTCGATTTTCCTTCATCAACAGCACTGGTATTGAAGCATACAGTGGTTACAGGAAATGTAACAGACGCATTAGAAGCTGTAGAACCATGTACTGTTTGGAAAAGCTTAGCAAAGGATCCTGTAGTGGGTGAAGGCTCAACCTGTAAAGCATG
This is a stretch of genomic DNA from Lotus japonicus ecotype B-129 chromosome 1, LjGifu_v1.2. It encodes these proteins:
- the LOC130733030 gene encoding probable WRKY transcription factor 20 isoform X2, giving the protein MCSLSIVITDFVGRLIAVWGLQVEPSPTTGSFAKLFQTVHGSTASNASVTFPVTTVCFNTSAVDEGKSSFFEFKPHNRSNMAPADFNKHVNEQSTHVEGPGKAQPLTTSPLVESELAVLSNELSLSSPGQMVSSGASAPVDFNSDEFNHKCTGLQTSHADVRGSGLLVAAEKVTNDGYNWRKYGQKLVKGSEFPRSYYKCTHPNCEVKKLFERSHDGQITEIVYKGTHDHPKPQPSSRSSAGSIMSMQGERSDMTSSAGRDDKASNVYGHVSHEAEPNSTPELSPVATNDDSQECAGFVSNRTNEEVDDDDPFPKRRKMELGNVDIIPIVKPIREPRVVVQTLSEVDILDDGYRWRKYGQKVVRGNPNPRSYYKCTNAGCPVRKHVERASHDPKAVITTYEGKHNHDVPAARNSSHDMVGHVAAGGNTRIKLEQSDTISLDLGMGITTSAAENRSNGQGKMVLSEFGHSQNTHPSTSNFKFVHTSPAPGYYGVLNNSSSSYGSRENRSDGPSLNHSSYPCSQNMGRLLMGPRNC
- the LOC130733030 gene encoding probable WRKY transcription factor 20 isoform X1; amino-acid sequence: MDATAATTSSGETDDPNRTGSGQNSNSTARYKLFSPAKLPISRSPCITIPPGLSPSSFLESPVLLSNMKVEPSPTTGSFAKLFQTVHGSTASNASVTFPVTTVCFNTSAVDEGKSSFFEFKPHNRSNMAPADFNKHVNEQSTHVEGPGKAQPLTTSPLVESELAVLSNELSLSSPGQMVSSGASAPVDFNSDEFNHKCTGLQTSHADVRGSGLLVAAEKVTNDGYNWRKYGQKLVKGSEFPRSYYKCTHPNCEVKKLFERSHDGQITEIVYKGTHDHPKPQPSSRSSAGSIMSMQGERSDMTSSAGRDDKASNVYGHVSHEAEPNSTPELSPVATNDDSQECAGFVSNRTNEEVDDDDPFPKRRKMELGNVDIIPIVKPIREPRVVVQTLSEVDILDDGYRWRKYGQKVVRGNPNPRSYYKCTNAGCPVRKHVERASHDPKAVITTYEGKHNHDVPAARNSSHDMVGHVAAGGNTRIKLEQSDTISLDLGMGITTSAAENRSNGQGKMVLSEFGHSQNTHPSTSNFKFVHTSPAPGYYGVLNNSSSSYGSRENRSDGPSLNHSSYPCSQNMGRLLMGPRNC